From the genome of Nasonia vitripennis strain AsymCx chromosome 1, Nvit_psr_1.1, whole genome shotgun sequence, one region includes:
- the LOC100118158 gene encoding solute carrier family 26 member 6 isoform X5 — MATDTCDEMSAIMPELVVRRPVYQQDDLHRLSQYTNPQKPLGRTIKNSIKNIEPKSCIRRLIPVIGWLPRYHFKRDLFGDLIAGITVAVMHIPQGMAYAILGNVPPITGIYMAFFPVLVYFIFGTSRHNSMGTFAVICMMTGKIVLTHSSSPVAGVDNSTDSQIHANLDAPPGHYSPVEVASAVCFMVALIQLAMYFLRLGVISSLLSETLVSGFTTAAAVHVLTSQIKDLFGLKLDKRKGIFKVLLTYYDIIKNIDNVNIVAMVISAVTIIVIVFNNEILKPRLAKRCSFPIPIEMIVVVLGTVISIYANLEDVYGIITVGHIPVGFPQPKLPPMDLLSDIILDSFVITMVSYTISMSMALIFAQKLNYDVDSNQELMAQGLGNLVGSFFSCMPFCASLSRSLIQQSVGGRTQLASLVSCGILLFVLLWIGPFFEPLPRCVLASIIVVALKGMLMQVKDFFRFLRLSHVDATIWLMTFFTVTIFDIEYGLLIGALLCLANLLTLSMRPYTSRLALVPGTELYLDTKRFKGTVEIPGIKIFHYCGGLNFASRQSFRKDVYRIAGIVPQKELLLREKAEIDTKQYLGDNTKKLKVLVLDFSSVVHIDPAGVATLRGIVDDFAKIDVYVYITACSGRVYETMRKCNAAESKQDHFTMFPTVNDAVNFARHKNHIPPMPIWTATQTHPEENCISRL; from the exons ATGGCAACAG ACACGTGCGACGAGATGTCAGCTATTATGCCGGAGCTAGTTGTTCGTCGTCCGGTGTATCAGCAAGATGATTTACATCGATTAAGCCAGTACACGAACCCGCAAAAACCAC TTGGGAGAACGATAAAAAACTCAATAAAAAACATCGAGCCAAAATCATGCATACGGCGCCTAATACCCGTGATCGGCTGGTTACCACGTTACCATTTCAAGCGAGATCTCTTTGGAGATCTTATCGCTGGAATCACAGTGGCGGTTATGCACATCCCCCAAG GAATGGCCTACGCGATTCTCGGTAACGTACCGCCCATTACTGGTATTTACATGGCGTTTTTCCCGGTACTCGTCTACTTCATATTTGGAACGTCGAGGCATAATTCAATGG GAACGTTCGCCGTCATCTGCATGATGACGGGTAAAATCGTACTGACGCATAGCTCGAGCCCGGTCGCCGGAGTTGACAATTCGACGGATTCGCAAATTCATGCGAATCTCGATGCGCCGCCAGGGCATTACTCGCCGGTCGAGGTCGCCAGTGCGGTTTGCTTCATGGTGGCGTTGATACAG CTGGCTATGTACTTCCTGCGCCTGGGCGTCATATCCTCCCTATTGTCGGAGACGCTAGTCAGCGGCTTTACCACCGCCGCAGCAGTCCACGTGCTCACGTCCCAGATAAAGGACCTCTTCGGCCTCAAGCTCGACAAGCGAAAGGGAATCTTCAAAGTTCTGCTC ACTTACTATGATATAATTAAGAATATAGACAATGTAAATATTGTAGCGATGGTTATTTCCGCTGTGACCATAATCGTCATCGTTTTTAACAATGAAATATTGAAG CCTCGACTAGCCAAACGCTGTTCATTTCCCATTCCGATAGAGATGATTGTAGTAGTTCTAGGTACAGTGATATCGATTTATGCGAATCTTGAGGATGTGTATGGCATCATCACTGTTGGCCACATTCCAGTTGG ttttccaCAACCAAAACTACCTCCCATGGATTTGTTATCCGACATAATTTTAGATAGTTTTGTGATAACCATGGTGTCGTACACCATCTCCATGTCGATGGCTCTGATATTCGCTCAGAAATTAAATTACGACGTCGACTCCAATCAAGAATTGATGGCTCAG GGACTCGGAAATCTCGTAGGTTCATTCTTTTCGTGTATGCCGTTCTGCGCTTCACTTTCCAGGTCGTTGATCCAGCAATCCGTAGGTGGTCGGACGCAACTGGCAAGTCTCGTTTCCTGCGGGATTCTGCTCTTTGTCCTTTTATGGATTGGCCCATTTTTCGAACCATTGCCAAGA TGTGTTCTAGCGAGTATTATAGTGGTGGCGCTGAAGGGTATGCTGATGCAAGTGAAGGACTTCTTCCGCTTCCTGAGATTGTCGCACGTCGACGCGACAATATGGCTGATGACCTTCTTCACCGTAACTATCTTCGATATTGAGTACGGATTGTTGATCGGAGCTCTCTTGTGCCTGGCGAACTTGCTGACGCTTTCGATGCGTCCTTACACCTCCAGGCTCGCTCTCGTGCCCGGCACCGAGCTCTACTTGGATACCAAAAGATTTAAAGGA ACAGTGGAGATACCAGGTATCAAGATTTTTCATTACTGCGGCGGATTGAATTTCGCGTCGCGACAAAGCTTTCGGAAAGACGTATACAGAATAGCTGGAATCGTACCACAGAAAGAGTTGCTTTTGCGCGAAAAAGCCGAGATCGATACTAAGCAGTATCTTGGAGATAATACTAAAAAG TTAAAGGTACTTGTTTTGGACTTCTCATCTGTGGTGCATATCGATCCTGCTGGAGTCGCGACACTACGAGGAATCGTTGACGACTTTGCAAAAATCGACGTTTACGTTTACATTACTGCATGTTCGG GCCGTGTGTACGAGACAATGCGAAAGTGCAACGCCGCTGAAAGCAAACAGGATCACTTCACTATGTTCCCGACCGTCAACGACGCCGTGAATTTCGCCCGACACAAGAACCACATTCCGCCTATGCCGATCTGGACGGCCACGCAAACTCACCCGGAGGAGAATTGCATTAGCAGATTGTAA
- the LOC100118158 gene encoding solute carrier family 26 member 10 isoform X6 encodes MSAIMPELVVRRPVYQQDDLHRLSQYTNPQKPLGRTIKNSIKNIEPKSCIRRLIPVIGWLPRYHFKRDLFGDLIAGITVAVMHIPQGMAYAILGNVPPITGIYMAFFPVLVYFIFGTSRHNSMGTFAVICMMTGKIVLTHSSSPVAGVDNSTDSQIHANLDAPPGHYSPVEVASAVCFMVALIQLAMYFLRLGVISSLLSETLVSGFTTAAAVHVLTSQIKDLFGLKLDKRKGIFKVLLTYYDIIKNIDNVNIVAMVISAVTIIVIVFNNEILKPRLAKRCSFPIPIEMIVVVLGTVISIYANLEDVYGIITVGHIPVGFPQPKLPPMDLLSDIILDSFVITMVSYTISMSMALIFAQKLNYDVDSNQELMAQGLGNLVGSFFSCMPFCASLSRSLIQQSVGGRTQLASLVSCGILLFVLLWIGPFFEPLPRCVLASIIVVALKGMLMQVKDFFRFLRLSHVDATIWLMTFFTVTIFDIEYGLLIGALLCLANLLTLSMRPYTSRLALVPGTELYLDTKRFKGTVEIPGIKIFHYCGGLNFASRQSFRKDVYRIAGIVPQKELLLREKAEIDTKQYLGDNTKKLKVLVLDFSSVVHIDPAGVATLRGIVDDFAKIDVYVYITACSGRVYETMRKCNAAESKQDHFTMFPTVNDAVNFARHKNHIPPMPIWTATQTHPEENCISRL; translated from the exons ATGTCAGCTATTATGCCGGAGCTAGTTGTTCGTCGTCCGGTGTATCAGCAAGATGATTTACATCGATTAAGCCAGTACACGAACCCGCAAAAACCAC TTGGGAGAACGATAAAAAACTCAATAAAAAACATCGAGCCAAAATCATGCATACGGCGCCTAATACCCGTGATCGGCTGGTTACCACGTTACCATTTCAAGCGAGATCTCTTTGGAGATCTTATCGCTGGAATCACAGTGGCGGTTATGCACATCCCCCAAG GAATGGCCTACGCGATTCTCGGTAACGTACCGCCCATTACTGGTATTTACATGGCGTTTTTCCCGGTACTCGTCTACTTCATATTTGGAACGTCGAGGCATAATTCAATGG GAACGTTCGCCGTCATCTGCATGATGACGGGTAAAATCGTACTGACGCATAGCTCGAGCCCGGTCGCCGGAGTTGACAATTCGACGGATTCGCAAATTCATGCGAATCTCGATGCGCCGCCAGGGCATTACTCGCCGGTCGAGGTCGCCAGTGCGGTTTGCTTCATGGTGGCGTTGATACAG CTGGCTATGTACTTCCTGCGCCTGGGCGTCATATCCTCCCTATTGTCGGAGACGCTAGTCAGCGGCTTTACCACCGCCGCAGCAGTCCACGTGCTCACGTCCCAGATAAAGGACCTCTTCGGCCTCAAGCTCGACAAGCGAAAGGGAATCTTCAAAGTTCTGCTC ACTTACTATGATATAATTAAGAATATAGACAATGTAAATATTGTAGCGATGGTTATTTCCGCTGTGACCATAATCGTCATCGTTTTTAACAATGAAATATTGAAG CCTCGACTAGCCAAACGCTGTTCATTTCCCATTCCGATAGAGATGATTGTAGTAGTTCTAGGTACAGTGATATCGATTTATGCGAATCTTGAGGATGTGTATGGCATCATCACTGTTGGCCACATTCCAGTTGG ttttccaCAACCAAAACTACCTCCCATGGATTTGTTATCCGACATAATTTTAGATAGTTTTGTGATAACCATGGTGTCGTACACCATCTCCATGTCGATGGCTCTGATATTCGCTCAGAAATTAAATTACGACGTCGACTCCAATCAAGAATTGATGGCTCAG GGACTCGGAAATCTCGTAGGTTCATTCTTTTCGTGTATGCCGTTCTGCGCTTCACTTTCCAGGTCGTTGATCCAGCAATCCGTAGGTGGTCGGACGCAACTGGCAAGTCTCGTTTCCTGCGGGATTCTGCTCTTTGTCCTTTTATGGATTGGCCCATTTTTCGAACCATTGCCAAGA TGTGTTCTAGCGAGTATTATAGTGGTGGCGCTGAAGGGTATGCTGATGCAAGTGAAGGACTTCTTCCGCTTCCTGAGATTGTCGCACGTCGACGCGACAATATGGCTGATGACCTTCTTCACCGTAACTATCTTCGATATTGAGTACGGATTGTTGATCGGAGCTCTCTTGTGCCTGGCGAACTTGCTGACGCTTTCGATGCGTCCTTACACCTCCAGGCTCGCTCTCGTGCCCGGCACCGAGCTCTACTTGGATACCAAAAGATTTAAAGGA ACAGTGGAGATACCAGGTATCAAGATTTTTCATTACTGCGGCGGATTGAATTTCGCGTCGCGACAAAGCTTTCGGAAAGACGTATACAGAATAGCTGGAATCGTACCACAGAAAGAGTTGCTTTTGCGCGAAAAAGCCGAGATCGATACTAAGCAGTATCTTGGAGATAATACTAAAAAG TTAAAGGTACTTGTTTTGGACTTCTCATCTGTGGTGCATATCGATCCTGCTGGAGTCGCGACACTACGAGGAATCGTTGACGACTTTGCAAAAATCGACGTTTACGTTTACATTACTGCATGTTCGG GCCGTGTGTACGAGACAATGCGAAAGTGCAACGCCGCTGAAAGCAAACAGGATCACTTCACTATGTTCCCGACCGTCAACGACGCCGTGAATTTCGCCCGACACAAGAACCACATTCCGCCTATGCCGATCTGGACGGCCACGCAAACTCACCCGGAGGAGAATTGCATTAGCAGATTGTAA